A stretch of Numenius arquata chromosome 11, bNumArq3.hap1.1, whole genome shotgun sequence DNA encodes these proteins:
- the TBC1D2B gene encoding TBC1 domain family member 2B produces the protein MPAAGSEGEEGPVAAGGGEGAGPGGAPAGEQAGPGTPKLCGYLQKLSGKGPLRGFRSRWFVFDPRRCYLYYFKGPQEALPLGHLDIASACFSYHQPEATAAAAGDEAAAFEVHSPNGAVTVLKAATRQDMTYWLQELQQKRWEYCNNLDAAKRDSRTSPTPSDFSKGLVAKDNPDLSILSQNASAERARNILAVETSPTDLVGEQAASQPAPVQPSAINFSLKQWSTEIKNSMSSLRKGSNENRKSIFYTTEEWELLDPTPKDLEDSMALEEKRKHLAEGSKGLTSSAFPFDFGRVPHKTRRPLKDMIGSSKNRNSSESSPTEWYSGNGNKLVSELQLKYQSQQEELEKLKKDLLSQKELVRLLQQTVRSSQYDKYFASRLCEGVPKDKLELLHQKDDQILGLNNQLEKLNLEKDSLQQEVKNLKCKVGELNERLGMLMETIQAKDEVIMKLSRQLSECEGNTSAQSGAVNSSMATCTNKELQELDRLKDNLQGYKTQNKFLNKEILELSALRRNAEAREREWQAKYTSLEAKLCQIESKYLILLQEMKTPVCSEEQSPAREVITQLLEDALKAESSEQPEQAFFKPHLVSEYDIYGFQTVPEDDDEEKLVAKSRALDLRSLSLSENREISTGVKWENYLASTMNREMIRCVELKNLIRSGIPHEHRSKMWKWCVNLHVKKFKDSTVPGYFQTLLQNALEKQNPASKQIELDLLRTLPNNKHYSSPTSEGIQKLRNVLLAFSWRNPDIGYCQGLNRLVAIALLYLEQEDAFWCLVTIVEVFMPRDYYTKTLLGSQVDQRVFKDLMSEKLPRLHAHFEQYKVDYTLITFNWFLVVFVDSVVSDILFKIWDAFLYEGPKVIFRFALALFKYKEEEILKLQDSMSIFKYLRYFTRTILDARKLTGIAFGDLNPFPLRQIRNRRTYHLEKVRLELTELEAIREDFLRERDTCVEKRDLISDDEEDS, from the exons TGGTTCGTCTTCGACCCCCGCCGCTGCTACCTCTACTATTTCAAGGGGCCGCAGGAGGCGCTGCCCCTCGGGCACCTCGACATCGCCTCCGCCTGCTTCAGCTACCACCAGCCCgaggccaccgccgccgccgcgggggacGAGGCCGCCGCCTTCGAGGTGCACAGCCCCAACGGCGCCGTCACCGTCCTGAAG GCTGCAACTCGTCAGGATATGACATACTGGCTTCAGGAGCTGCAACAGAAGAGGTGGGAATATTGTAACAACCTGGACGCAGCAAAAAGGGACAGCCGAACCTCCCCTACACCAAGTGACTTTTCCAAAGGTCTTGTTGCCAAAGACAACCCTG atttGAGTATCCTAAGTCAAAATGCTTCAGCAGAGAGAGCTAGAAATATTCTAGCTGTGGAGACTTCTCCTACAGACCTGGTGGGGGAACAAGCAGCTTCCCAACCTGCACCAGTCCAACCCAGTGCCATCAATTTCTCACTTAAACAATGGAGTACCGAAATCAA AAATTCAATGTCCTCTTTGAGAAAAGGAAGTAACGAAAACCGCAAGAGCATATTTTATACCACCGAAGAGTGGGAATTGCTGGATCCAACCCCGAAAGACTTGGAGGACTCAATGGctctggaagaaaagaggaaacacCTGGCAGAAGGAAGTAAAG GACTGACTAGTTCAGCTTTTCCATTTGATTTTGGCCGCGTTCCACACAAAACAAGGCGCCCGTTAAAAGACATGATTGGATCAAGCAAAAACCGGAACAGCAGTGAATCTTCTCCAACTGAGTGGTATTCTGGTAATGGCAACAAACTAGTCTCTGAGCTGCAACTGAAGTACCAAAGCCAGCAAGAAGAGTTGGAAAAGCTAAAGAAAGATCTTTTGAGCCAAAAG GAACTCGTGCGACTTCTGCAGCAAACAGTCCGATCTTCCCAATATGATAAATATTTTGCAAGCCGGCTTTGTGAGGGGGTTCCCAAAGACAAATTAGAGCTGTTGCACCAAAAAGATGACCAGATTTTGGGTCTCAACAACCAGCTTGAAAAGTTAAATCTGGAAAAAGACAGTCTCCAGCAGGAAGTAAAGAATCTGAAATGTAAAGTTGGAGAACTCAATGAGCGGCTGGGTATGTTGATGGAAACTATCCAGGCTAAAGATGAAGTGATCATGAAACTCTCTCGTCAACTCAGCGAATGTGAGGGCAATACATCCGCTCAGAGTGGAGCAGTAAATTCTTCCATGGCCACCTGTACAAATAAGGAACTACAGGAACTGGACAGACTAAAA GACAATCTCCAGGGTTATAAGACccagaataaatttttaaataaggAGATTTTGGAACTTTCTGCTCTACGAAGAAATGCagaagcaagagagagagaatggCAGGCAAAG tatacGAGCTTGGAAGCCAAACTATGTCAGATAGAAAGTAAATACTTGATCTTGCTTCAAGAAATGAAAACTCCTGTTTGTTCTGAGGAGCAGAGTCCTGCTCGTGAGGTCATCACCCAGTTACTGGAAGATGCCTTGAAAGCAGAAAGTAGTGAACAACCAGAACAAGCGTTTTTCAAACCACATCTGGTCAG tGAATATGATATATATGGTTTTCAGACAGTCCCagaggatgatgatgaggagaAACTAGTAGCAAAATCACGAGCTTTGGACCTGAGGTCACTTTCTCTCAGTGAAAATCGAGAGATCTCCACAGGGGTAAAATGGGAAAACTATCTTGCAAGCACAATGAATAGAGAGATGATACGCTGTGTAGAACTGAAGAACCTTATTCGATCTGGAATTCCACATGAACATCGTTCCAAGATGTGGAAATGGTGTGTCAATCTCCATGTTAAAAAATTCAAGGACAGCACTGTTCCTGGGTACTTCCAAACCTTGCTTCAAAATGctctggaaaaacaaaatcctGCATCTAAACAAATTGAGTTGGATCTCTTGAGAACTTTGCCAAACAACAAACATTATTCCTCTCCAACATCCgaagggatccagaagctgcgaAATGTGCTGCTGGCATTTTCCTGGAGAAATCCTGATATAGGATATTGCCAAGGGCTCAACAG ATTGGTAGCAATTGCACTTCTGTACTTGGAACAGGAAGATGCTTTTTGGTGTCTAGTAACAATAGTGGAAGTTTTCATGCCTCGTGACTATTATACTAAGACACTGTTAGGATCTCAG GTTGATCAGCGAGTATTCAAGGATTTAATGAGTGAGAAGCTTCCGCGACTGCATGCTCACTTTGAACAATACAAAGTTGACTACACTCTTATAACTTTCAACTGGTTTCTTGTGGTATTTGTGGACAGTGTGGTTAGCGACATCCTTTTTAAAATCTGGGACGCCTTCCTATATGAGGGACCAAAG gtaaTATTCCGATTTGCCTTGGCACTTTTTAAGTACAAAGAAGAGGAGATCTTAAAGCTTCAAGATTCGATGTCCATTTTCAAGTATCTTCGATATTTCACACGCACTATACTCGATGCCAG GAAACTGACTGGTATTGCTTTTGGGGACCTGAATCCTTTTCCATTACGTCAGATCAGGAACCGCAGGACGTACCACCTGGAGAAAGTTCGTCTTGAACTAACTGAGCTAGAAGCCATTCGTGAGGATTTCCTGCGTGAACGAGACACGTGTGTAGAAAAAAGAGACCTTATTAGTGACGATGAGGAGGATAGTTGA